The nucleotide sequence CGAGGGCCCAGGCCGAGCACGAGGCCGCCGCGTTGGCGAGGCGCCGCCGCTCGGAGCAGGGGCAGCCGGTGGTCGGCCGGATCCCGAACGGGCCGCACCGGCTGGCCGAGGCACGGGCGCACCTGGACCGGGAGATCACCTCCCATCAGGCGAAACTGGACCGGTACGCCGCCCTGATCGCGGCCGGGAGGAAACCGATGGGGCGTCCGCCGGTGGCGATGGCCGACAGCACGAGGGTGGCGCGGGCCCGGCGCGTCGTGGCCAACGCCGAGGCCGCAGTGGAGCCGGTCCCGGACGGGAAGGGGCTGCCGAAGGTCGTGGCGAACACCACCGACCCGCAGTCGCGGATCATGCCGACCCGCCGAGGATTCCTGCAGGGATACAACGCCCAGGTCGCGGTCACCAGCGATCAACTCATCGTCGCGGTGCAAGTGGGACAGACCCCGAACGACCAAGCCTGCTTCGCTCCCATGATGGACGCCGCCCAGTGCGCGGCTACCCGGATGCACGCCCACACCGGCAACCCCGATCATCTGGTGGGCACCGTGCTGGCCGACGCCGGGTACAACAGTGATGCCAACCTCACCGCTGCAGGGCCGGACCGGTTGATCGCCTTGGGCAAGCGGCGCGACGACCAGCGCGCCGCAGCTCAGGAACCGGCACACGGGCCGCCCTCAGCGGAGGCGACCCCGCGTGAGGCCAACGCCCACCGGCTACGCACCCGTGAAGGCCGTGATCTCTACAAGCGTCGGGGCGCGACGGTGGAACCCGGCATCGGCAACCTGAAGAAGATCATCGACCGGTTCTCCCGCCGCGGCCTCGAGCACGCCACCAACGAGCTACACCTGGCCGCCACAGCGTTCAACATCCTCAAGATCCACCGAGCAACCCCCACAGCCTGAAGGCCTGGGTCCTTGGACCCCTATCCCCGGCACGGTCCTGGGCCGGTCCCTCGTCCTCATCGCCTCGGATCAGCCTCGGACCAGCCCCTGCAGGCCGATTCTGCAACAGGCTCTACGACGTGGAGATCCGCCGGGTGATCTGCTCGACGAATGCCATCGAGTCCCTCAACGCCCGGTTCCGGAGGGCGGTGCGGGCCCGTGGGCACTTCCCGAACGAGCAGTCCGCGATGAAGACCCTGTACCTGGTCGTGCGATCCCTGGACCCGAAGGGCACCGGGCAGACACGATGGGTCACACGGTGGAAGCCGGCGCTGAACGCCTTTGCCATCACCTTCGCCGACCGGATGCCGGCGGCGGAGAACCACTAACCATGGAAACGCCTCTTACACCGTTAGAGCGACAGTCCCGACTGCCGCACGAACAGGTCACCTGTTCATGCGGCAATCCCACGTTGCTTTACATATGGCCGGTTAGCGGCGGACCGTGCTGCGGTAGAGGTTCGGCGGATTCTGGTGGTCATTGCAACAGCAGGTCGCCGATCACTTCGATCGGTTTCTGGAACTCTAGGCGTTTGCGGGGACGGTCGTTGAGCTCCTCGGCGACCGCGTCGAGCTCTGCGGCAGTGAACGCTGAGAGGTCGGCGCCTTTCGGGAAGTATTGGCGCAAAAGGCCGTTGGTGTTCTCGTTGATACCGCGTTGCCAGGGCGAGTGTGGGTCGCAGAAGAAGATCTCGATCCCGGCGTCCACCCGCACCTGCTTCCAGTCGCGCATTTCCGTGCCTTGATCCCAGGTCAGCGACCGTCGCAGCGCCTCCGGCAGTGTCTTGATCTTCGCGGCCAGCCCGTCACGGACCTGTTCGGGTTTGTAACCCTCGGGCAGGTGAACAAGCATCGTGTAGTTGGTGGTGCGTTCCACCAGGGTTCCGATGGCGCTCTGATTGTTCTTGCCAATGATCAGGTCACCCTCCCAATGGCCCGGCACTGCGCGGTCCTTGGCCTCAGCGGGCCGGTCGCTGATGTTGATCATGTCCGGGACCCGGTTCTTGCGTTGCCCGGCCTTGCGGCAGGGCCGGCGCACAGCTCGTCCGGTGCGCAGGTATCGGGTCAGCTCCTGTTTCAGGGCCCCACGGGACTGCACGTAGAGGGACTGGTAGATCGTCTCGGTCGACACCCACATCTCCGGCTTGTCGGGGAATTCTCGTCGCAGGCGCCCAGCGATCTGCTCCGGCGAATACTTCTTGGCGAGGTCTCTCACGACGATCGCACGCACCTCGGGATGGGTGTGCAGCTTCGCTGGCTTCGGGCGCGCTGCTCTTTCATAGGCCAGCACGTGCGCTGTCGTGGCCCGATAGCCGCCTTGGGCGGTGGCGTTACGTCGCAGCTCTCGAGAGATCGTCGACGGTGATCGGCCGATCGCCGCCCCGATCTGCCGCAAAGACTGTCCCTGAACGCGCAACAGGGCGATCTCCTCCCGCTCGGCGAAGCTCAGGCACCGGCCCTTGAGGTCGCGTCCGCGGCGTGGCCGCACCCCACCGGCCTCCTCCAGGACCCGGGCCCCGGTGCGCCGGCTTGTACGGATAGCTGCCACCGCCCCGGTGATGAACTCCCCGGCCTGCATCCGCTCCCAAAACACCTGGAGCAGATCCGGCCTGATCAAGATCGAGTACCCACCCACAACACCACCCCCAACGCTCAGTGTTGCAACCACCGCAAGAACCCGGGGTTCGTTTTCCGAGACGTCTTCTCGTATGGATGGGGAGGAAAGGAGCAGGGCCCGTCCCGAGATCCGGGACGGGCCCTGGCGGGCGGAGAGGGTCAGGAGCGCTGTTTGAGGGCGTCCCGGATCTCGGTGAGGAGTTGCACCTGGGGGTCGGCCTCCTCGTCGGCGGGGGCGATGCCCAGGCGGCGGTTGCGGGCCTCGATCATCTTGTTCATGGGCAACACGATCGCGAAGTACACGGCGGCGGCCACGAGCAGGAAGTTGACCAGGGCGGTGAGCAGCACCCCGAACCGGATGTCGTTGCCGTTGAGTGTGATCATCGCGAACGAGTCGAAGTTGGGTGAGCCCACCAGCGCCGAGATGGCGGGCATGAGCACGGACTCGACGAGGGCGTTGACGACCTGGGCGAAGGCGGCACCGATGATCACGGCGACGGCGAGGTCCAGGACGTTGCCCTTCATGATGAATTCTTTGAATCCTCTAAGCATGCGCCCAGACTATCGGCGCTGAGCCCACCGAGAACCCCGCCGCCCTAACCTATTGAGACCGTATCGATGTCCTTTTAGACGCTGCTAGCGGCACATCGGTCCGAATGCTCAGCGCCGCCTGCCCCTGGGTGCCTTGTGCCCACCGCCTGGGGGCGGGCAGTGCTGGAGTCGTGTGGGAACGACCCGTTGTGGAGGCCCGCAAGGGGCAGGGGGCTGGTCGGTCGAGTGCTCGGTGGCGGCCGCCTCGAGGGGTGCGCACGAGTGGGCCGGTCGGACACCTGGGCGCCGCATCCCGTGCCGGGAAGGGAAACCGGCTCCTCGAACTGAAGGTCGACGTCACGACGCGGGCCTCGGGCCCACATGGGGTCCGAGGCCCGCGACAACACGTGCGGATCAGTTCTGCTGATCCTCAGGGTTCTGCTCGCCGACCAGACCTCCGGCGTGTTCCTGGGCCTGGTCCACCTGGTCCTGGAACTTGTTGCCGGTGTGCTCATCGACCATGTCGCCGCCGCCCTGGATGCCCTGCTCCACCTTGTCCGGGTTCTCGCTGGCGAAATTCTTGGCCTTGTCCGCAAAGCCTCCGAGATCCACCATGGTGACTCCTTCCTCGATCGGTCAGGGCGAAATCGTCTCCGCCCGGGAACTCGTCCAGCCTGGAACAAGGCCCCGACCCGAGTCAATCGATAGTGAACAGACACGGCGACCTGTTTTGCGCGAGCGAAGGGCCCCGGGGCGCGAAAGTTGCCAGACAATGGGAACTGTCGCGCGACAGTCCGACAAGCGGTGGGGGGCCGGTCAGCGCGACTCCGGACTCCTGCCGTGAATCATCACCGGGCTGTTGTGCCGGCCTCCGACAGGAACCGGGCGAAGCCAGCAGACCCGATCGTGATCGGCACGAACGGCTGGGCTTCCACGAGGGCTGGGGCACCGTCACCAGACTGCCGCCCGAGCTCGTCGAGCCACGGACCTAGACCCACGCCCACAGAAGGGAGAAGACGATGAAGCTGACCGTCACCGAGTTCGTGAGTCTCGACGGGGTGTCCCAGGGCCCGGGATCACCCGAGGAGGACACCAGCGGTGGGTTCACCCAGGGGGGGATGGCTGGTCCCCTACCTGGACGAGGCGTTCATCAACCGCGCCGCGCAGTGGTTGGGCCAGGCCGAGGCACTGCTGCTGGGCCGGCGCACCTACGACGCCTTCGCCAGGGACTGGCCGAAGATCACCGACCCGAACGATCCCTTCACCGAGCTCATGAACAGCCTGCCGAAGTACGTCGCCTCGCACACCTTGACCACCGGCCCGTGGAAGCCGACCACGGTCCTCTCCGGCGACGTTGCGGCCCAGATCGCAGAACTCAAACAGCAGCCCGGGGCCGAGCTTCAGATCCACGGAAGCGCTCGACTGGCCCAGTCTCTGCTGGCCGCAGGACTGATCGACGCACTCCGGCTCGTGGTGGCCCCGGTCGTCCTCGGCCACGGGCGCCGCCTCTTCCCCGACGGTGGCGCGCCAGCGCGCCTGCAGCTGGTCAGCAATCAGACCACCCCGGGCGGGCTCGCCCTCCAGGTCTACGAACGGACCGGGCTCCCGGCCTACGCGACCTACACGGGCGTGTCGAACCTGGCCTGAGGACAACGATCACCCGCGCACCCGTCCGCAGAAGCCGTAGCCGTACCCGAGCCACGGCACGGTCGGTTCGCGGTCAGCCATCGGACTACCTCGACGCGCGACGGCACAGCGGGACCGCCGCACCGGAAGGTGTCAGGTTGACCTGACCTATGGTTTGGTTGCCAGTCGTGGTCGCTAGCTTCCAGCGGTGGTGAGTGCCTGCGGCGTTCGAGCGAGGTCGTATTCGTGCGGGGTGGCGTACTCGAGTGCGGAGTGTCGGCGGCGTCGGTTGTAGAACACTTCGATGTACTCAAAGATCGCGTTCGCCAGCTCGATCCGGGTCTTCCACTTCCGACGGTTCAGCAGTTCGATCTGCATCGTCGACCAGAAGGATTCCATCATGGCATTGTCGAGGCCGTCGCCGACGGTGCCGAACGAGGGCAGCAGTCCGGCCGAGCGGATCTTCTGCGTGAACACCCACGAGGTGAATTGGACCCCGTGGTCGGCGTGGACGATTCCGCCGGCACCGGGCTTTCGGGCGCGGAGGGCCATGTCTAGGGCATTGATGACCAGGGTGGAGTCCTGCTTGGAGTCGATGGCCCAGCCGATGATTTTGCGGCTGCAGGCGTCGAGCACCGCCGCGCAGTAGACCTTGCCCTCGCGGGCTTGGATTCCAGCGGTCGTCGCAACACATGCCGTTCAGCCAGGTTCCAGTAGAGCACGGAGTCGTTCGGTCGGGGTGGCCCATCCGAGGGATTTCCGAGGGCGGCTGTTGAGCTCCCGGGCGACGTTGTGGAGATCTTCGACGGTGTGCGCCGACAGGTTGGTGCTTTTCGGGAAGTACTGCCTGAGCAGACCGTTCATGTTCTCGTTCGATCCGCGCTGCCAGGGACTGGCGGCGTCGCAGAAGAACACGTCGATGCCGGTGGCGCGGCGGAGGCTGGCGTGGTGGGACATCTCCGCCCCTTGGTCCCAGGTCAGGGAACGGCGCAGCCCGGGTGGCCACTGGTTGACCGTGGCGATGAGCCCGTCCCGGACTGTCTCGGCGGTGTGGTCGTGGGCCAGGTGCACGAGAGTGACGTAGCGGGTGGCGCGCTCCACCAGGGTGCCGATCGCGGATCCGCTCAGTGTGCCGAGGATGAGATCGCCCTCCCAGTGCCCGGGCACGGTGCGGTCCTCGGCTTCGGCGGGGCGGTCGGTGATCGGGACCATCGGTTCCACGAACCGGCTTCTGCGTCGGGCCGGGTCGCGCCGTGGCCTGCGGGCGGCGCGCCGGCAACGTAGCACCGGCGCCGCAGCACGCGTCAGCCCGGTGCGGTCGGGGGCGTAGATCGCTTGGTAGATCGTCTCCGTGCAGACTCGCATCCGGGGATCGGCCGGGAAGTCGATGACCATCCGGTGACTGATCTGCTCCGGCGACCACTTCTGGTCCAGTCCCGTGGCAACGTAGCCGCGCAGCACCGCCAGGACCTGCAGCTTTCCTTGTCGTGGCCGCGGCCGGCGGGCCACGGCCAGACGGTGCGCGGCGTAGGGCAGGTACCCGGCGGCGGTGGCGGTGTTGCGGGTCAACTCCCGCCCGATCGTCGACGGCGCCCGATTCAGAACCCGGGCGATGGCCCGGACCGAGTCCCCGCGCACGTGCAGGTCGTGGATCTGCTCCCGCTCTTCGAGGCTGAGATACCGGTCACTGATTGGGCGCTCGAGCCGTTGCAGGTCATCCGGGACTCCTCGCGTGTACGCGGTGCGCGGTGTCTTCACGTTTGCCAGTATTCCGGCCTGCCCGTACCGCACCACCCGACCGTCGGGATAGACCCGGCCGCCGTAGAACTGCCGGATGCCCTTATCCCAGTCCTGGGCGCGGCGCTTGTCCACGCCGACGCGGGCCGCGGCCTGGGCGCGACTGAGGCCTTCGGCGCGCAGGCGCAGGAATTCCTCACGCTGGGCGGTGACGTCCTTGCCGGTGAAGATCCCGGCCTGGTGGGCCCACTTGTAGCAGGTCACGCGCACGAAGCCGAGTTCCCGGGCCACCGCAGAGACGTTCGGATTCAGCGCCAGCCGGCGGAAGAACTCCGCCTTGTCCTGGGCCGTGTACGTCCGAGGAATCCCGCGGGCGGTGGAGGTCCCCGACTCGTGGCGCCACCGGTAACAAGTGTCCGGGCTCAGCCCCAGCTCGGCTGCGACCGCCCGGATCGTGCCACCTCGGTCCAGACGCCGGAAAAACTCTGCCCTCTCGGCCGCCTTGTACTGCCGACTTCGCTTCCGTGGTGACGAAGCACCCATCGTCGTCATTCCCTATCAGTCAGGGTGTTGCGACGACCGCTGGAATCCAAGGGGTGGGATGCTCGGTGATGTCCGTGACCCACAGTTCGTTCAGCGCCAGGAGGTGGAATTTCCGGTTGACGAGGTCGTCTGCGGTCGCCACGCCTCGAAGCCGCTTGATGCGCGCCGGGCCGGGCAGTCCGCCGATGCTGGCGCGCGTCATCAGCGCGGAGATGAGCCGGCTCGAGCAGGGGATGCCCATGCCAATGGTGAGTTCCGCGTGGATGCGGCGGTAGCCGTAGGTGCCCCGAGAGGCCACGTGAATCTCGCGGATCAGCCCGGTGAGCCAGCGTCGGCGCAGTTCCGTGGAGCTGGTCGGACGCTTGCGGTACCGGTAGTAGCCCTGGCGGGAGACGCCCAGGATGCGGCAACAGGTGTGGACCGGGGCCCCGGCGTCGACGAGACGATCGATCACCGGGTGCGCCCTTTTGGGGGGACTCCGCCCTCCTCATCGAGCCAGGTGGCCGCGTGGCGGATGATCGCGAGCTCCTGCTCAAGCTGGCGGATCCGGCCCCGGGCCGCCCGGAGCTCAGCCGATTCCTGGGTGCTGCGCCCGGGCCGGCGGCCCTGATCGATGTCGTCCTGGCGCAACCAGGAATGGAGCGTGACAGGGTGGATACCAAGATCAGCCGCGGTCTGCTTGACCTGGCGGCCCTCACGCACGAGAGCGATCGCTCGTGCACGGAACTCAGGAGGGTAGGGGCGGGGCATAGCGGTGAGCCTTCCATGAAGGCCTTCGACTAGCGACCGCCACTGGAAACCAAACCGTAGGTCAGGTCAACCTGTCACCTATTCGTGCGGCAGTCCCGTTCGTCGAGGTACTTGGAGGTGGTGGTCACCGAAGCGTGACCCAGCAGCTGGGCAACGACCTTCACGTCCCAGCCTTCGGTGAGCATCAGGGTGGCTGCGGTGCTACCGGACATTGCCCGCGGGAATGATGATGCAGTTGAGGTTCGGCATCTGGTTGCGGCCCTACGATGACCCCGTGCTCCATGACTTCTCCTTGCGACCGTTGATGGCAGCGGAGAACGCGTTGCTGGCCGCGGCCACGCTCGGGAACCTCAACTGGTGCGGGCAGCGGTTCATAGCGGCCGATGTGCGCACGCGGTCGGAGTTCGCCCACTACACGGTCGTTGATCCCCAGCGCGGCGACTTCGGTTGGGTGGCCGAAGTCGGGAAGGGCGCCATCGGCGTTGTCTGGGCCCAATTCCTGCCCCCGGATGATCCTGGTTACGGATTCCTCGCCGAGGACACCCCGGAGGTGAGCCTGTGGGTGCGGGGCGACTGGCGTGGCCGGGGAGTGGGCAGGGCGCTCCTGCGCCGGGTGCAGGACGACGCGCGAGCTCGAGGGGTGCCCCGGCTCAGCCTGTCGGTGGAGGCCGACAACTACGCCAAGAAGCTCTATGCGGCGGAGGGCTTCGTCGACGTCCCCGGACGTGCAGCCGATGGCGTCATGGCCTGGAACCCATAACAGGCACCGGGCCAGCACCACGCAGACGGCATCCCCAGGGGAAGGCTTAGCCGATGCGGTCGGAGTCGGTGTCCGCAGGACCGGGGGGCCCAGCAATTCCAGCCTGCCGTACGCGCCGGCGGAAACCGCCTCTGGGCGGACAACCCGGCCCCGGACCGCCTCGTCAGCACGGCGGGGCGTCCCACCGGCGGAAGTGGGGACATTATGAAAGTCGATCTTTTCCTTACCGGTCGGTACGGTTGGGGTATCGCGCACGGTGCTCAGTCGGGGGGCTGGGCCACCTAGTGTGGACCGTGTCAGAGGGCGCAGCCGGGGGGCTGGCCCATTCCAGACCGGTCGAATAGCCGCCGTCCTGGCGGCAGAAGAGCTGGGGCCTTGGGCTCCGTCGCCGGGGGGGCGACGCTTCTGCCGCCGGGCCGGCGGCCCCTTACGGCACTCATGACCGTCCCTCCGTCCCTGTGGCAGCACATCGTCCAATCGCAGGTAGCTGCCCCGGTTGAGGAGGCCCGCATGAACGATGCCCACCCTGCCGCAGCGCACGCCAACTGGGCGACTCCCGTGGCCGATCCGCTGTCCCGGGCGGCGGCCTTTGCCGCCCTGCGCCCGGCCCTGGAGGCCCTGATCCACCAGGCAAGCGCCGACTCCCGGCTGAGCCCGGAGGCCCGTCGGGTGCTGCGCGCGGTGGCCCGCACCCGCCCCGAGCACACCCTGGCGCTGGCCGAGCTCGCCGCCCGCGCCAGCACGGCCAAGGCCCAGGTTCGCCTCGCGTTGACCGAGCTGGACGCCCACGGCTATCTCGCCCACCTGGCACACATCGCCCCGCACCTGAGCGCAGCACTGCCCCCACATACTCGCTGCACCCCGGCAACGGACCCTAAGGTCGAACCCGTCGACGGAGACACCTCCTGAACCTCCTCGTCCATAGTCCAGCCTCCGTGCAACGACCTCACGCCGAACCCGGCGGGTCTGATGCACTGTGGGTTGCTTTCCGGGCCGTGGAGTGCTGGCTAGTGACGGAGGTTGTAGAGCGTGATCGAGGCCAGCATCGTCAACCCGGCCAGCACTGCGGCTGCGGGCCCTGCCGTGGGAGTGACGAAAAGACCCACCGCCGCGGCGATGGCCGCGGGACGCAGGGGCTCTGCCTCGAGGGTGCCGAAGGCCGTGGTGGCGAGTGGGATCAGCACCAGCGTCGCCACCACACTCGTCACGTAAATCGTCAGGGCATGCCGGCGCGGCCGTGCTACGGCGGGGTCGTGCCGGTGCAGCAGTGTCGCGGCCAACCATCCGAGCGCGAGCACGCCCCAGGCAACCAGGGTCAGTCCGGGCCGCGGTAGGACCAGTGCGGAGGCGTTGGCCAGCACGAAGGTGCTGCCCCCGGCCGCGCCCACAGCCGAGCCCACCAACAGCGGCAGGACGGCGGCGAAGTCCCGGGGCGGCTTCCGCTGCTGATGGGCTGGAGGAGTCGATTCGGGACGTGAGGTGTTCACAGCGTCCACGCTCCTCCTGGAAGCTGCAGGACTCCCCGCGCGCCACGCCGAACGGGCGCCAGCGACACGTCAGCGGGGAAAGCTCTGCGCGCACTGGTGGTGTCTGTGAGATGCACCCCCATTGGAGAAGGTCTGGGGGAAGAAGCCATGTTGCTGATGCGGGCCGGGGTCCGTGAAAGCGGGACGCGGGGCCGGGGCCGAATGCTGTGGGAGTACGGTGGAATTCGAACGACGCGATCCGGTGACCAGGTGGGCGCCCCGTACCTGGTGCCGTTTCCCCTACCTGGCCTGAAGGGAACAGCATGAGCACCTCCTCGCACGCCGAGGGCCTGCAGGGGTCGCCGGCGCGGATGTCCCCGGATGCTAGCCCGGTGTCTTCTCGGCGGCGGATCCCGTTGCGGTCGACCTGCGCGCAGCCCCACGTCTGTCCGGCGCCGGTGCGGATGCGGGTGCTGTCCCGGACACCGATGTTCGCCGGGCTGGTCGAGGAGCAGCTGGCGGACATCGACCGGAGGATGACCTCCCTGTCCTGGGCTGAGGGGGACGCGCTCCACGTCGAGGGCGCACCGGCTGAGCACCTCTACCTCGTAGCCGCGGGACGGGCCAAGGCTTACCGGACCGCCCCGAATGGGCAAGAGGTCGTGGTGGAGCTACTGGGGCCGGGAGACCTGTTCGGCGGGCTGCGCACCCTCGGCCAGGAAGCCTACGCCGAGACTGTCGAGGCTTTGACCACCGTGTGCGCCCTGCGGATCGGCGACGACGCGTTCCGCCAGATCCTCGGCGAGCACCCAGAGGTGGGGCTGCGGGTGCTCGAGGACACCACAGCGCTGCTCGCCCAGGCCCGCACCGACGTCACCCGGCAGTCCACGGCCACCGTGGCCGAGCGACTGGCGGCGGTCCTGCTGCGCCTGGCGGAGAAGTTCGGGGAGCCCGCCCGCGAGGGCGGGACCTTGATCGAGCTGCCGCTGTCGCGGGCGGATCTGGCGGGGATGACCGGGTCGACCCCGGAGTCCGTCTCCCGGGTGATGAGCCGGTGGCGCAAGGACGGTGTCATCGACGCCGGCCGCCGCTGGACTGCCGTGCGTGACCCGCGCCGGCTGGCGGAGATCGCCGGAGCGGAGGCCTGACCCCCGAGCTTCGCGGTTGATTGACGCCCGTCATGGTCCGAGGACCCGGTCCTTCGTAGGTTGGAGACACACCCGATGAGGTGAGTACTCCACAACAGGGAGAGGAACCACCACCATGACCACCACCACAGCCACCACCACTCACACGGTCCTGCGCGCCGAGGGCTTCTCCTGCCCCTCCTGCGTGGCCAAGATCGAGAAGCGCGTCGGGCGTCTGAAGGGCGTCGACGCGGTGAAGGTCCACTTCGCCTCGGCCCGCATCGAGGTCGACCACGACCCTGCCCTCGTGAGTGTGGAGGACATCGTCGCCGCTGTTGCCAAGGTCGGCTACACCGCCCGCCCCGCCGCCTTCTGACCCGCCGCACCCACAGCCCGCGCCGCTGCCGGGACCTCCCCAGGAGGTCACGGCAGCGGCGCTCTTCGTTGCCCGCCGAGCCGGCGCTCATTGGCCCTTCCTGCGATCGTGCGGTTGATTGATCCCCGACATGTTCGGGTCCGTGGGCTGTGCGTAGCGTCGTGAACAAGCCCCCATCAGGGGCGAGAACGGTTACCAGGAAGGACGGACATCATGAACAGGGTGCAGAGGTGGATTTACGGCCGGTGGGCGATCCCCGCGGTTGCGGGGGTGCTGATCCTCGCCTCGTTCGTCGCCTCCGAGGTCGTCGGCTCGGTCCTGTGGGCGGATGTGCTCATGCTCGCCGCCGCCGTCGTCGCCGGCAATCAGATCGTGGTCAAGGCCGTCCGGGCGATGGTCGCCCGCATGGTCGGGATCGACCTGCTGGTGGCGGTCGCCGCCATCGGGGCGGTCATCATCGGCAACTACTGGGAGGCCGCCGCGGTGACCTTCCTCTTCGCGGTCGGCCACGCCCTGGAGTCGGCCACCCTCAACAAGACCCGCTCGGCGCTGGCCGAGCTCGTCGCGGTCGCCCCGGACACCGCCGTGGTCCTGCGTGACGGGGAGCAGGTCGAGGTTCCGGCCGCGGACGTGGCGATGGGCGAGGTCGTGCTGGTCAAGAACGGCGCCAAGGTTCCCGTCGACGGCCAGGTCGTGGCCGGCACCGGTGCCGTGGACGAGGCTTCCATCACCGGGGAGTCCATCCCGGTGGAGAAGGCCAAGAGCGACCAGGTCTTCGCCGGGACCGTCTCCCGCGGCGGGTTTCTTCAGGTGCTGGCCACCGGCATCGGCGCCGACACCACGCTGGCCCGCATCATCCACCGGGTGGAGGAGGCCCAGGACGCCAAGGCGGCCACCCAGGCATTCATCGACCGCTTCTCCACCTGGTACACCCCCGCAATCATGGTCCTGGCACTGGTCGGTGGCTTGATCACCGGGGACGTGGTGCTCGCCCTGACCCTGCTGGTCATCGGCTGTCCCGGAGCCCTGGTGATCTCCATCCCGGTCGCCATCGTGGCCGGCATCGGCCGTGCGGCCCGCAATGGCATCCTGATCAAAGGTGGGGAGTTCCTGGAGACCTCCGCGAGGATCACCGCCGTCGCCGTGGACAAGACCGGCACGCTCACCGAGGGCCGCCCGCAGCTGACCGACGTGGTCGTCTTGGACCCGGCGCTGGACCGCGCGGACGTGCTGGGCTGGGCCGCGGCCGCGGAGGCCGGCTCCGAGCACCCCCTGGCCCGCCCGATCCTCGACGCCGCTGCGGCCGAGGGCGTGGGCGCCTCCGTGGTCCCCGAGGCGGTCGACCCAGTGCCGGGCAAGGGCATCGTGTCGACCACTGACGGGGTGCGGGTGCTGATCGGCAACGCCGCGTTGCTGGAGCAGTACGGCATCACCGACCCGAAGGCTGCAGCTGCGGCCCAGAAGCTCGCCGCGGCTGGGCGGACACCCATGATCGTGGCCGTCGACAATGCCGTGATCGGTGTCATCGCCGTGGCCGACCAGGTGAGGGCCGACGCGGCCGAGATGGTGTCCCGGCTCCACGAGGCCGGGGTGGAGAAGGTCGTCATGCTCACCGGTGACGCCCCGTTGGTGGCTCAGGCCATCGGGAAGGTCACCGGGGTGGACGAGATCCGCGCCGGGTTGCTGCCCGAGGACAAGCTCGAGGCGGTCGCGGCGCTGCAGCGGGAGGGCCACTTGG is from Kocuria rosea and encodes:
- a CDS encoding antitoxin, with translation MVDLGGFADKAKNFASENPDKVEQGIQGGGDMVDEHTGNKFQDQVDQAQEHAGGLVGEQNPEDQQN
- a CDS encoding tyrosine-type recombinase/integrase; its protein translation is MSGSTAATLMLTEGWDVKVVAQLLGHASVTTTSKYLDERDCRTNR
- a CDS encoding Crp/Fnr family transcriptional regulator encodes the protein MRVLSRTPMFAGLVEEQLADIDRRMTSLSWAEGDALHVEGAPAEHLYLVAAGRAKAYRTAPNGQEVVVELLGPGDLFGGLRTLGQEAYAETVEALTTVCALRIGDDAFRQILGEHPEVGLRVLEDTTALLAQARTDVTRQSTATVAERLAAVLLRLAEKFGEPAREGGTLIELPLSRADLAGMTGSTPESVSRVMSRWRKDGVIDAGRRWTAVRDPRRLAEIAGAEA
- a CDS encoding GNAT family N-acetyltransferase; amino-acid sequence: MMMQLRFGIWLRPYDDPVLHDFSLRPLMAAENALLAAATLGNLNWCGQRFIAADVRTRSEFAHYTVVDPQRGDFGWVAEVGKGAIGVVWAQFLPPDDPGYGFLAEDTPEVSLWVRGDWRGRGVGRALLRRVQDDARARGVPRLSLSVEADNYAKKLYAAEGFVDVPGRAADGVMAWNP
- a CDS encoding IS30 family transposase, producing the protein MRLRAEGLSRAQAAARVGVDKRRAQDWDKGIRQFYGGRVYPDGRVVRYGQAGILANVKTPRTAYTRGVPDDLQRLERPISDRYLSLEEREQIHDLHVRGDSVRAIARVLNRAPSTIGRELTRNTATAAGYLPYAAHRLAVARRPRPRQGKLQVLAVLRGYVATGLDQKWSPEQISHRMVIDFPADPRMRVCTETIYQAIYAPDRTGLTRAAAPVLRCRRAARRPRRDPARRRSRFVEPMVPITDRPAEAEDRTVPGHWEGDLILGTLSGSAIGTLVERATRYVTLVHLAHDHTAETVRDGLIATVNQWPPGLRRSLTWDQGAEMSHHASLRRATGIDVFFCDAASPWQRGSNENMNGLLRQYFPKSTNLSAHTVEDLHNVARELNSRPRKSLGWATPTERLRALLEPG
- a CDS encoding heavy-metal-associated domain-containing protein; translation: MTTTTATTTHTVLRAEGFSCPSCVAKIEKRVGRLKGVDAVKVHFASARIEVDHDPALVSVEDIVAAVAKVGYTARPAAF
- the mscL gene encoding large conductance mechanosensitive channel protein MscL; the encoded protein is MLRGFKEFIMKGNVLDLAVAVIIGAAFAQVVNALVESVLMPAISALVGSPNFDSFAMITLNGNDIRFGVLLTALVNFLLVAAAVYFAIVLPMNKMIEARNRRLGIAPADEEADPQVQLLTEIRDALKQRS
- a CDS encoding dihydrofolate reductase family protein, producing MGSPRGGWLVPYLDEAFINRAAQWLGQAEALLLGRRTYDAFARDWPKITDPNDPFTELMNSLPKYVASHTLTTGPWKPTTVLSGDVAAQIAELKQQPGAELQIHGSARLAQSLLAAGLIDALRLVVAPVVLGHGRRLFPDGGAPARLQLVSNQTTPGGLALQVYERTGLPAYATYTGVSNLA
- a CDS encoding IS30 family transposase, with the translated sequence MQAGEFITGAVAAIRTSRRTGARVLEEAGGVRPRRGRDLKGRCLSFAEREEIALLRVQGQSLRQIGAAIGRSPSTISRELRRNATAQGGYRATTAHVLAYERAARPKPAKLHTHPEVRAIVVRDLAKKYSPEQIAGRLRREFPDKPEMWVSTETIYQSLYVQSRGALKQELTRYLRTGRAVRRPCRKAGQRKNRVPDMINISDRPAEAKDRAVPGHWEGDLIIGKNNQSAIGTLVERTTNYTMLVHLPEGYKPEQVRDGLAAKIKTLPEALRRSLTWDQGTEMRDWKQVRVDAGIEIFFCDPHSPWQRGINENTNGLLRQYFPKGADLSAFTAAELDAVAEELNDRPRKRLEFQKPIEVIGDLLLQ
- a CDS encoding transposase; protein product: MFTELFAQVLMIAARAGLGRFGTVAIDGTKIAANASIDANRGQDWFDRHVAGVVAEAEAADRAEDAAAGDGDGDERPDRVPAALGDRTRRQERIQQAAEELKVQQQRRTRAQAEHEAAALARRRRSEQGQPVVGRIPNGPHRLAEARAHLDREITSHQAKLDRYAALIAAGRKPMGRPPVAMADSTRVARARRVVANAEAAVEPVPDGKGLPKVVANTTDPQSRIMPTRRGFLQGYNAQVAVTSDQLIVAVQVGQTPNDQACFAPMMDAAQCAATRMHAHTGNPDHLVGTVLADAGYNSDANLTAAGPDRLIALGKRRDDQRAAAQEPAHGPPSAEATPREANAHRLRTREGRDLYKRRGATVEPGIGNLKKIIDRFSRRGLEHATNELHLAATAFNILKIHRATPTA